A window from Piliocolobus tephrosceles isolate RC106 chromosome 11, ASM277652v3, whole genome shotgun sequence encodes these proteins:
- the CHPF gene encoding chondroitin sulfate synthase 2: MRASLLLSVLRPAGPVAVGISLGFTLSLLSVTWVEEPCGPGPPQPGDSELPPRGNTNAARRPNSVQPGAEREKPGTGAGAGENWEPRVLPYHHPAQPGQAAKKAVRTRYISTELGIRQRLLVAVLTSQATLPTLGVAVNRTLGHRLERVVFLTGARGRRAPPGMAVVTLGEERPIGHLHLALRHLLEQHGDDFDWFFLVPDTTYTEAHGLARLTGHLSLASAAHLYLGRPQDFIGGEPTPGRYCHGGFGVLLSRMLLQQLRPHLEGCRNDIVSARPDEWLGRCILDATGVGCTGDHEGVHYSHLELSPGEPVQEGDLRFRSALTAHPVHDPVHMYQLHKAFARAELERTYQEIQELQWEIQNTSRLAVDGDRAAAWPVGIPAPSRPASRFEVLRWDYFTEQHAFSCADGSPRCPLHGADRADVADVLGTALEELNRRYHPALRLQKQQLVNGYRRFDPARGMEYTLDLQLEALTPQGGRRPLTRRVQLLRPLSRVEILPVPYVTEASRLTVLLPLAAAERDLAPGFLEAFATAALEPGDAAAALTLLLLYEPRQAQRAAHADVFAPVKAHVAELERRFPGARVPWLSVQTAAPSPLRLMDLLSKKHPLDTLFLLAGPDTVLTPDFLNRCRMHAISGWQAFFPMHFQAFHPAVAPPQGPGPPELGRDTGRFDRQAASEACFYNSDYVAARGRLAAASEQEEELLESLDVYELFLHFSSLHVLRAVEPALLQRYRAQTCSARLSEDLYHRCRQSVLEGLGSRTQLAMLLFEQEQGNST; the protein is encoded by the exons ATGCGAGCATCGCTGCTGCTGTCGGTGCTGCGGCCCGCAGGGCCCGTGGCCGTGGGCATCTCCCTGGGCTTCACCCTGAGCCTGCTCAGCGTCACCTGGGTGGAGGAGCCGTGCGGCCCAGGCCCGCCCCAACCTGGAGACTCTGAGCTGCCGCCGCGCGGCAACACCAACGCGGCGCGACGGCCCAACTCAGTGCAGCCCGGAGCGGAGCGCGAGAAGCCCGGGACAGGCGCAGGCGCCGGGGAGAATTGGGAGCCGCGCGTCTTGCCCTACCATCATCCCGCACAGCCCGGCCAGGCCGCCAAAAAGGCCGTCAG GACCCGCTACATCAGCACGGAGCTGGGCATCAGGCAGAGGCTGCTGGTGGCGGTGCTGACCTCTCAGGCCACGCTGCCCACCCTGGGCGTGGCCGTAAACCGCACGCTGGGGCACCGGCTGGAGCGTGTGGTGTTCCTGACGGGCGCACGGGGCCGTCGGGCCCCACCTGGCATGGCGGTGGTGACGCTGGGCGAGGAGCGACCCATCGGGCACCTGCACCTGGCGCTGCGCCACCTGCTGGAGCAGCACGGCGACGACTTTGACTGGTTCTTCCTGGTGCCTGACACCACCTACACCGAGGCGCACGGCCTGGCCCGCCTAActggccacctcagcctggcCTCCGCCGCCCACCTGTACCTGGGCCGGCCCCAGGACTTCATCGGCGGAGAGCCCACCCCCGGCCGCTACTGCCACGGAGGCTTTGGGGTGCTGCTCTCGCGCATGCTGCTGCAGCAGCTGCGCCCCCACCTGGAAGGCTGCCGCAACGACATCGTCAGTGCGCGCCCTGACGAGTGGCTGGGTCGCTGCATTCTCGACGCCACCGGGGTGGGCTGCACTGGTGACCATGAG gGGGTGCACTATAGCCATCTGGAGCTGAGCCCTGGGGAGCCAGTGCAGGAGGGGGACCTTCGTTTCCGAAGTGCCCTGACAGCCCACCCCGTGCATGACCCTGTGCACATGTACCAGCTGCACAAGGCTTTCGCCCGAGCCGAACTAGAACGCACATACCAGGAGATCCAGGAGTTGCAG TGGGAGATCCAGAATACCAGCCGTCTGGCCGTTGATGGTGACCGGGCAGCTGCCTGGCCTGTGGGCATTCCAGCACCATCCCGCCCGGCCTCCCGCTTTGAGGTGCTGCGCTGGGACTATTTCACGGAGCAGCACGCTTTCTCCTGTGCCGATGGCTCACCCCGCTGCCCACTGCATGGGGCTGATCGGGCTGATGTGGCTGATGTTCTGGGGACAGCTCTAGAGGAGCTCAACCGCCGCTACCACCCGGCCTTGCGGCTCCAGAAGCAGCAACTGGTGAATGGCTACCGACGCTTTGATCCGGCCCGGGGTATGGAATACACACTGGACTTGCAGCTGGAGGCACTGACCCCGCAGGGAGGCCGCCGACCCCTCACTCGCCGAGTACAGCTGCTCCGGCCGCTGAGCCGCGTGGAGATCTTGCCTGTGCCCTATGTCACTGAGGCCTCACGTCTCACTGTGCTCCTGCCTCTAGCTGCGGCTGAGCGTGACCTGGCCCCTGGCTTCCTGGAGGCCTTTGCCACTGCAGCACTGGAGCCTGGTGATGCTGCGGCAGCCCTGACCCTGCTGCTACTGTATGAGCCGCGCCAGGCCCAGCGCGCAGCCCACGCAGATGTCTTTGCACCCGTCAAGGCCCACGTGGCAGAGCTGGAGCGGCGTTTCCCCGGCgcccgggtgccatggctcagtGTTCAGACAGCCGCACCCTCACCACTGCGCCTCATGGATCTACTCTCCAAGAAGCACCCGCTGGACACACTGTTCCTGCTGGCCGGGCCAGACACGGTGCTCACGCCTGACTTCCTGAACCGCTGCCGCATGCATGCCATCTCCGGCTGGCAGGCCTTCTTTCCCATGCACTTCCAAGCCTTCCACCCAGCTGTGGCCCCACCTCAAGGGCCTGGGCCCCCAGAGCTAGGCCGTGACACTGGCCGCTTTGATCGCCAGGCAGCCAGCGAGGCCTGCTTCTACAACTCCGACTACGTGGCAGCCCGTGGTCGCCTGGCGGCAGCCTCAGAACAAGAAGAGGAGCTGCTGGAGAGCCTGGACGTATATGAGCTGTTCCTCCACTTCTCCAGTCTGCATGTGCTGCGGGCAGTGGAGCCGGCGCTGCTGCAGCGCTACCGGGCCCAGACATGCAGCGCGAGGCTCAGTGAGGACCTGTACCACCGCTGCCGCCAGAGTGTGCTTGAGGGCCTCGGATCCCGAACCCAGCTGGCCATGCTACTCTTTGAGCAGGAGCAGGGCAACAGCACCTGA
- the TMEM198 gene encoding transmembrane protein 198 has protein sequence MPGTVATLRFQLLPPEPDDAFWGAPCEQPLERRYQALPALVCIMCCLFGVVYCFFGYRCFKAVLFLTGLLFGSVVIFLLCYRERVLETQLSAGASAGIALGIGLLCGLVAMLVRSVGLFLVGLLLGLLLAAAALLGSAPYYQPGSVWGPLGLLLGGGLLCALLTLRWPRPLTTLATAVTGAALIATAADYFAELLLLGRYVVERLRAAPVPPLCWRSWALLALWPLLSLMGILVQWRVTAEGDSHTEVVISRQRRRVQLMRIRQQEDRKEKRRKKRPPRAPPRGPRAPPRPGPPDPAYRRRPVPIKRFNGDVLSPSYIQSFRDRQTGSSLSSFMASPTDADYEYGSRGALTACSGPPVRV, from the exons ATGCCGGGGACTGTGGCAACACTGCGGTTCCAGCTGCTGCCTCCTGAGCCAGATGATGCCTTCTGGGGTGCCCCTTGTGAACAGCCCCTGGAGCGCAGGTACCAGGCACTGCCGGCCCTCGTCTGCATCATGTGCTGTTTGTTTGGAGTCGTCTACTGCTTCTTCG GTTACCGCTGCTTCAAGGCAGTGCTCTTCCTCACTGGGTTGCTGTTTGGCTCGGTGGTCATCTTCCTCCTGTGCTACCGAGAGCGGGTGCTAGAGACACAGCTGAGTGCTGGGGCGAGCGCGGGCATCGCGCTGGGCATCGGGCTGCTCTGCGGGTTGGTGGCCATGCTCGTGCGCAGCGTGGGCCTCTTCCTGGTGGGGCTGCTGCTCGGCCTGCTGCTCGCAGCTGCTGCCCTGCTGGGCTCCGCACCCTACTACCAGCCAGGCTCCGTGTGGGGTCCACTGGGGCTGCTGCTGGGGGGCGGCCTGCTCTGTGCCCTGCTCACTCTGCGCTGGCCCCGCCCACTCACCACCCTGGCCACCGCCGTGACTGGTGCTGCGCTCATCGCCACTGCCGCTGACTACTTTGCCGAGCTGCTACTGCTGGGGCGCTACGTGGTGGAGCGACTCCGGGCTGCTCCTGTGCCCCCCCTCTGCTGGCGAAGCTGGGCCCTGCTGGCACTCTGGCCCCTGCTCAGCCTCATGGGCATTCTGGTGCAGTGGCGGGTGACAGCTGAGGGGGACTCCCACACGGAAG TGGTCATCAGCCGGCAGCGCCGACGCGTGCAACTGATGCGGATTCGGCAGCAGGAAGATCGCAAAGAGAAAAGGCGGAAAAAGAGACCTCCTCGGGCTCCCCCCAGAGGTCCCCGGGCTCCTCCCAGACCTGGGCCCCCAGACCCTGCTTATCGGCGCAGGCCAGTGCCCATCAAACGCTTCAATGGAGACGTCCTCTCCCCG AGCTATATCCAGAGCTTCCGAGACCGGCAGACCGGGAGCTCCCTGAGCTCCTTCATGGCCTCACCCACAGATGCGGACTACGAGTATGGGTCCCGGGGGGCTCTGACAGCCTGCTCAGGCCCCCCGGTGCGGGTATAG